From Triticum urartu cultivar G1812 chromosome 2, Tu2.1, whole genome shotgun sequence, a single genomic window includes:
- the LOC125539201 gene encoding elongation factor G-2, chloroplastic translates to MAAEALPRAAAPARRPSVAAASASRLLLGHRPFLAPSASRFAAGRAAVAGPAASLRPRPRRPRLSVVAMAGNDRQVPLEDYRNIGIMAHIDAGKTTTTERILYYTGRNYKIGEVHEGTATMDWMEQEQERGITITSAATTAVWDKHRINIIDTPGHVDFTLEVERALRVLDGAICLFDSVAGVEPQSETVWRQADKYGVPRICFVNKMDRLGANFFRTRDMIVANLGAKPLVIQLPIGSEDNFQGVVDLIRMKAIVWTGEELGAQFSYQDIPADLEELAQDYRLQMIETIVELDDEAMEGYLEGKEPDEATVKRLIRKGTIGASFVPILCGSAFKNKGVQPLLDAVVDYLPSPLDLPPMKGTDPDDPELILERRPSDDEPFSGLAFKIMTDPYVGSLTFVRIYSGKLIAGSYVLNSNKDKKERIGRLLEMHANSKEDITVAVTGDIVALAGLKDTITGETLCDPDNLVVLERMEFPDPVIKVAIEPKTKADADKMANGLIKLAQEDPSFHFSRDEETNQTVIEGMGELHLDIIVDRLKREFKVEANVGAPQVNYRESISKIAEIQYVHKKQSGGSGQFADIIVRFEPMEAGSGYEFKSEIKGGAVPKEYVPGVMKGIEESLPNGVLAGYPVVDLRAVLVDGSYHDVDSSVLAFQIAARGAFREGLRKAGPRLLEPIMRVEVITPEEHLGDVIGDLNSRRGQVNSFGDKPGGLKVVDAFVPLAEMFQYVSTLRGMSKGRASYTMQLAKFDVVPQHIQNQLSAAKEEAAA, encoded by the exons ATGGCCGCCGAGGCACTCCCGCGGGCCGCCGCGCCGGCGCGCCGGCCGTCCGTGGCCGCCGCTTCCGCCTcgcgcctcctcctcggccaCCGCCCCTTCCTCGCGCCGTCCGCGTCCCGCTTCGCCGCCGGGCGCGCCGCGGTGGCCGGCCCGGCCGCCAGCCTCCGCCCGCGCCCGCGCAGGCCGCGCCTCTCGGTCGTCGCCATGGCCGGCAATG ATCGCCAAGTGCCTTTGGAGGATTACCGCAATATTGGTATTATGGCTCATATAGATGCTGGGAAAACAACAACTACAGAGCGCATTCTGTATTACACTGGAAGGAACTACAAAATTGGTGAGGTTCATGAGGGAACAGCCACAATGGATTGGATGGAGCAAGAACAGGAGAGAGGAATAACCATTACATCTGCAGCAACAACTGCCGTCTGGGACAAGCATAGAATTAACATTATTGACACTCCTGGGCACGTCGATTTCACTCTTGAGGTTGAACGTGCTCTCAGGGTGTTGGATGGTGCCATATGTCTCTTTGACAGTGTCGCTGGGGTAGAGCCACAATCTGAAACTGTGTGGCGCCAAGCAGATAAGTACGGAGTTCCAAGAATATGTTTTGTAAACAAAATGGATCGCCTTGGAGCTAACTTCTTTAGAACTAGGGACATGATAGTGGCAAATTTGGGTGCAAAACCTTTGGTGATACAGTTGCCGATTGGTTCAGAGGACAATTTCCAAGGAGTTGTTGATCTAATAAGAATGAAGGCTATTGTATGGACAGGGGAGGAACTCGGTGCACAATTTTCATACCAAGACATACCTGCTGATCTCGAAGAGTTGGCTCAAGACTATAGACTTCAGATGATCGAAACTATTGTTGAATTGGATGATGAAGCTATGGAGGGCTATCTAGAAGGAAAGGAACCGGATGAGGCGACTGTGAAGAGATTAATCAGAAAAGGAACAATAGGTGCCAGCTTTGTCCCCATTTTATGTGGTTCAGCCTTCAAAAACAAGGGTGTCCAGCCATTGCTTGATGCTGTTGTTGATTACTTGCCATCACCACTTGACCTGCCACCAATGAAGGGTACTGACCCAGATGACCCGGAATTGATTCTTGAAAGACGTCCAAGTGATGATGAACCATTTTCTGGGTTAGCTTTCAAGATCATGACTGATCCATATGTGGGGTCACTAACGTTTGTCCGCATATACTCAGGGAAGCTGATCGCTGGTTCATACGTTCTCAATTCAAACAAAGATAAGAAGGAAAGAATTGGAAGGCTTCTAGAGATGCATGCAAACAGTAAGGAGGATATAACAGTTGCGGTGACAGGTGACATAGTAGCTCTTGCTGGTCTGAAAGATACTATTACTGGTGAAACACTCTGTGACCCAGATAATCTTGTAGTGCTTGAGCGTATGGAATTTCCTGATCCTGTCATTAAGGTTGCTATTGAACCAAAGACCAAAGCTGATGCTGATAAAATGGCAAATGGACTGATAAAGCTTGCTCAGGAAGATCCATCCTTCCACTTCTCTAGAGACGAGGAAACCAACCAGACAGTTATTGAAGGAATGGGAGAATTACACCTTGACATCATTGTAGACAGATTAAAGAGAGAGTTCAAG GTTGAGGCAAATGTTGGAGCTCCTCAAGTCAACTACCGTGAAAGTATTTCCAAAATTGCAGAGATTCAGTATGTCCACAAAAAGCAGTCTGGTGGTTCAGGGCAGTTTGCAGATATTATTGTGCGGTTTGAACCTATGGAGGCTGGAAGTGGGTATGAATTCAAGAGTGAAATAAAGGGAGGGGCAGTGCCAAAAGAATACGTACCAGGCGTGATGAAGGGGATTGAAGAAAGCTTGCCCAACGGTGTCCTTGCTGGTTACCCAGTTGTGGATCTACGAGCAGTGCTGGTTGATGGTTCCTACCACGATGTTGATTCAAGTGTCCTTGCCTTCCAAATTGCAGCCAGGGGTGCCTTCCGTGAAGGATTGAGGAAAGCTGGCCCACGACTCCTGGAACCTATAATGAGGGTTGAAGTGATTACCCCTGAGGAGCATTTGGGTGATGTTATTGGTGACTTGAACTCTAGAAGAGGACAAGTTAACAGCTTCGGAGATAAGCCAGGTGGACTTAAG GTGGTTGATGCTTTCGTGCCGCTGGCCGAGATGTTCCAGTATGTCAGCACTCTGAGGGGAATGTCCAAGGGGCGCGCGTCATACACAATGCAGCTTGCCAAGTTCGATGTTGTCCCACAGCATATCCAGAACCAGCTTTCTGCGGCAAAAGAGGAAGCTGCTGCTTAA